ATGATTTTACTTTGTGAATGTTGTTAGTGTCTGTTTGATGCTGACCGTTGGGGTTCTCCTGCTTGTAGAACATCTTCAACATCTCCACAGCTTCGTCCGCTCTGTGGCCTGTCACGCACTGCACGCACACACCTGAATTGTCACCCACATGTGGATTTGTCTACATGGTAACTTGCAGTTACCTTGAAGGAGCTTCCTGTGTGAGTCAGCTCAGCTGAGGAGACATCCAGGACGGAGCCACAGCCTCCAAAGCGCTCGTTCCTGCAGCCATACGCCACCACCGGAATGTCCACCGCACGGTCAAGAATTTTACAAGGtttggaatttgaacacatttagtGACCACTGAGCTTAGGATACTCATAATGCGGAGCGCAGCGGCGCACATGATGCACGGCTCTACTGTGACGTATAAAACTGTCTGCTCGCACACGCTCCTCGCATcccggttgccatggcaacaccaaTCCAGGAGCTCATCCAGGGCCAC
This genomic stretch from Syngnathus scovelli strain Florida chromosome 20, RoL_Ssco_1.2, whole genome shotgun sequence harbors:
- the adat2 gene encoding tRNA-specific adenosine deaminase 2, which encodes MEDACFKGAFYPTDEEIAKWMDRAFDMAKEALDNGEVPVGCLLVYKDQVVGKGRNEVNETKNATRHAEMVALDELLDWCCHGNRDARSVCEQTVLYVTVEPCIMCAAALRIMNIPVVAYGCRNERFGGCGSVLDVSSAELTHTGSSFKCVTGHRADEAVEMLKMFYKQENPNAPKPKTRKE